Part of the Bacteroidia bacterium genome, GCGTAGCCCGTAGCACGCCGACCTTGCCCACACAAGCGCAAGCGAAGTGTGGGCAAGGGCACGCCCAAAAAATTATCTAAAACAGAAATTGATAAAAAAGTAAACACACTTTACTCCACAACTTATACAACTTTACGTTGAAAAAATTTGTTTTTTTAGTTATGCCAACTCTATCACAGCTAGCTGGAGCTATCTACTATCCCGAATTAGAATACGCCCCAATTAGCGTAGAAGACAAAAAGGTCAATAGATTGGCTATAAAGCCCTTAGAGGATTTTACCAATGAAGACATACGGCTACTACTGGAACGCAAACTATATCTTGAATACATTCTGCAAATAGCTTTGCGTGCTCTGCAACAAAACCTGTGGATAAAAGCTAAATTTTACGAAGGCGATTTACTTGTCGCAGTCTGTGAATTACTGCCCGAAGACATCCCTCCCTCTCTACACAAGGATTGGCAAGAATGGCTGATGAATTTAAAGAACTTCAAACTTTCGGAAGAATATAAACGTATCCCCGATAACATTATCCAAAGAAAAATCACCATTGCCCTCAAAAAACACGGCTTGATATAAAATAACAAACACAACATTTTTTACTTTACAGCTTTTAGGCTTTATTCTATTTTTGCCCCGTGCAAATTGGCAATACCTTAATCGCAGTAATTTCAATACTTATTCTAACTACGGCTAAGTGCCAACATAAAG contains:
- a CDS encoding contact-dependent growth inhibition system immunity protein is translated as MPTLSQLAGAIYYPELEYAPISVEDKKVNRLAIKPLEDFTNEDIRLLLERKLYLEYILQIALRALQQNLWIKAKFYEGDLLVAVCELLPEDIPPSLHKDWQEWLMNLKNFKLSEEYKRIPDNIIQRKITIALKKHGLI